One Leclercia pneumoniae genomic region harbors:
- the dsbA gene encoding thiol:disulfide interchange protein DsbA, whose translation MKKIWLALAGMILAFSASAAQFTDGKQYITLEKPVAGEPQVLEFFSFYCPHCYEFEQVLHVSDNVKKKLPEGTKMTKYHVEFLGPLGKDLTQAWAVAMALGVEDKITAPMFEAVQKTQTVQTTADIRKVFVDAGVKGEEYDAAWNSFVVKSLVAQQEKAAADMQLRGVPAMYVNGKYQLNMQGMDTSSMDIFVQQYADTVKYLVEKK comes from the coding sequence ATGAAAAAAATATGGCTGGCGCTGGCAGGTATGATTCTGGCATTTAGCGCATCGGCAGCGCAGTTCACCGATGGCAAACAGTACATCACCCTTGAAAAGCCTGTCGCCGGAGAACCTCAGGTGCTTGAGTTCTTCTCCTTCTACTGCCCGCACTGCTATGAGTTCGAGCAGGTTCTCCACGTTTCCGATAACGTGAAGAAAAAACTGCCAGAAGGCACCAAAATGACCAAATACCATGTCGAGTTTCTTGGCCCGTTGGGTAAAGATTTGACGCAGGCATGGGCCGTAGCGATGGCGCTGGGCGTGGAAGATAAAATCACTGCGCCAATGTTCGAAGCGGTGCAGAAAACGCAGACCGTGCAGACAACTGCCGATATCCGTAAAGTCTTTGTAGACGCGGGCGTGAAGGGCGAAGAGTACGATGCTGCCTGGAATAGCTTCGTGGTGAAATCCCTTGTAGCTCAGCAGGAAAAGGCTGCTGCCGACATGCAATTGCGCGGCGTTCCGGCAATGTATGTTAACGGTAAATATCAGCTGAACATGCAGGGCATGGACACCAGCAGCATGGATATTTTCGTACAGCAATATGCTGATACGGTGAAATACCTGGTAGAGAAAAAGTAA
- a CDS encoding serine/threonine protein kinase yields the protein MNDQAFNFQTLHPDTIMDALFEQGIRVDSGLTPLNSYENRVYQFQDEDRQRFVVKFYRPQRWTAEQIQEEHQFALDLLADEVPVAAPLAFANQTLLTHQGFSFAVFPSLGGRQFEADNIDQMEWVARYLGRIHQTGQKKAFNVRPTIGTQEYLHEPRQVFETSSLIPSALKVSFLSATDKLIAAVSARWDDNVNTLRLHGDCHAGNILWRDGPLFVDLDDARMGPAIQDLWMLLNGDKAEQRMQLETIIEAYEEFTPFDSDEIALIEPLRAMRFVYYLAWLIRRWDDPAFPRNFPWLTGEDYWRNQISTFVEQVKVLQEPPLQLTPMY from the coding sequence ATGAACGACCAGGCTTTCAATTTCCAGACCTTACATCCGGATACCATTATGGATGCACTGTTTGAACAGGGCATTCGTGTGGACTCCGGACTTACTCCCTTAAACAGCTACGAAAATCGCGTCTACCAGTTTCAGGACGAGGATCGCCAGCGCTTCGTGGTGAAGTTTTACCGCCCACAGCGCTGGACTGCTGAGCAAATCCAGGAAGAACATCAGTTTGCGCTCGATCTGCTGGCTGATGAGGTACCGGTCGCCGCCCCCCTTGCCTTCGCTAACCAAACGCTATTAACGCATCAGGGCTTCTCTTTTGCCGTCTTCCCCAGTCTTGGTGGCAGACAATTTGAAGCCGATAACATCGATCAGATGGAGTGGGTGGCGCGCTATCTCGGCCGAATCCATCAGACGGGGCAGAAAAAAGCGTTTAACGTTCGTCCGACTATCGGTACGCAGGAATATCTGCACGAACCGCGGCAGGTCTTCGAGACCTCCTCGCTGATCCCCTCCGCCCTGAAAGTATCTTTCCTTAGCGCGACGGATAAACTTATCGCTGCTGTCTCTGCGCGCTGGGACGACAACGTCAATACGCTGCGACTGCATGGGGACTGTCATGCCGGGAATATTCTCTGGCGAGATGGCCCGTTGTTTGTCGATCTTGATGACGCCCGTATGGGCCCGGCCATTCAGGATCTCTGGATGTTATTGAACGGCGATAAAGCCGAGCAGCGTATGCAGCTTGAAACTATTATCGAAGCATATGAAGAATTTACGCCGTTCGATTCAGATGAAATTGCCCTGATTGAGCCTTTACGCGCCATGCGTTTTGTATATTATCTCGCATGGTTAATCAGGCGTTGGGACGATCCCGCGTTCCCCAGAAACTTCCCGTGGCTTACCGGCGAAGATTACTGGCGTAATCAGATTTCCACCTTTGTTGAACAAGTGAAGGTTCTTCAGGAACCCCCTTTACAATTAACGCCCATGTATTAA
- the mobA gene encoding molybdenum cofactor guanylyltransferase MobA has translation MGGIDKGLQCLNGKPLWQHVADALRYQVATLAISANRNLDIYQSSGYPVYQDRLPGFPGPLAGMLSVMQQSQAEWFLFCPCDTPFIPASLVERFLSAAADAPVVWAHDGERDHPAVALLHRRLIAPLEDYLAAGERRVMVFLRQSGGHAVDFSDLKSSFININTIEEIIKHQGTI, from the coding sequence ATGGGCGGGATCGATAAAGGTCTACAATGTCTAAACGGCAAACCGCTATGGCAGCATGTCGCGGACGCATTGCGTTACCAGGTCGCGACGCTGGCGATCAGTGCCAACAGGAATCTCGACATTTATCAATCCAGTGGATATCCGGTTTATCAGGATCGGTTGCCTGGTTTTCCGGGTCCACTTGCCGGCATGTTATCGGTGATGCAGCAGTCACAGGCGGAGTGGTTTCTGTTCTGCCCCTGCGATACCCCCTTCATTCCTGCCAGTCTGGTGGAGCGCTTTCTATCTGCAGCAGCAGACGCGCCGGTTGTCTGGGCGCATGACGGTGAGCGTGACCATCCCGCCGTGGCATTGTTACACCGCAGATTAATAGCACCACTAGAGGATTACCTGGCGGCTGGAGAGCGGCGTGTCATGGTTTTCCTGCGTCAATCCGGGGGGCACGCAGTGGATTTCAGCGATCTGAAATCGTCATTTATCAACATCAATACCATTGAAGAGATCATTAAGCATCAGGGGACGATATGA
- a CDS encoding acyltransferase, translating into MVRVIICHQLNTKNNIISGSEVSRLSVAIQLAVLLKLNPHLKWDVQGLERLNKKNWYLLICNHHSWADIVVLCVLFRSHIPMNKYFLKQQLAWVPFLGLACWALDMPFMKRYSRSYLIRHPERRGQDVDTTRRSCEKFRVHPTTIVNFVEGSRFTEEKQQQTHSPYRHLLAPKAAGIAMAVHVLGQQFDKLLNVTLCYPENDKTPFFDMLSGKLTRIVVRVNLMPLAEELHGDYVNDKNFKRRFQLWLNTLWSEKDALIENLKAEYKKAGH; encoded by the coding sequence ATGGTTCGAGTGATCATATGCCACCAACTGAATACGAAAAACAATATTATCAGCGGCTCGGAAGTGTCTAGATTATCTGTGGCGATTCAATTAGCTGTTCTGCTCAAACTCAACCCCCATTTAAAATGGGATGTTCAGGGCCTTGAGAGGTTAAACAAGAAAAACTGGTATTTGCTCATCTGCAACCATCATAGCTGGGCAGACATCGTAGTGTTGTGTGTGCTCTTCCGCTCGCATATTCCCATGAACAAGTATTTTCTTAAGCAGCAGTTGGCCTGGGTTCCTTTTCTGGGCCTGGCATGCTGGGCGCTCGATATGCCTTTTATGAAGCGCTATTCGCGCAGTTATCTTATTCGCCATCCTGAACGGCGTGGACAGGATGTCGACACTACCCGGCGTTCTTGCGAAAAATTTCGTGTTCATCCCACAACTATCGTGAATTTTGTGGAGGGATCGCGCTTCACAGAAGAGAAGCAGCAGCAAACGCACTCTCCTTATCGCCACCTACTGGCGCCCAAGGCAGCAGGCATCGCTATGGCTGTCCATGTCCTGGGCCAGCAGTTCGATAAGTTGCTTAACGTTACGCTCTGTTATCCTGAGAATGATAAGACGCCTTTCTTTGACATGCTAAGCGGTAAGCTGACACGCATTGTAGTACGTGTGAATCTGATGCCTTTGGCGGAGGAACTGCACGGGGATTATGTTAACGACAAGAATTTTAAACGCCGTTTCCAGCTCTGGCTGAACACGTTATGGAGCGAGAAAGACGCGCTTATAGAGAACCTCAAAGCAGAATATAAAAAAGCCGGTCATTGA
- the polA gene encoding DNA polymerase I, which produces MVQIPENPLILVDGSSYLYRAYHAFPPLTNSAGEPTGAMYGVLNMLRSLIMQYQPSHAAVVFDAKGKTFRDELFEHYKSHRPPMPDDLRAQIEPLHKMVKAMGLPLMAVSGVEADDVIGTLAREAEKMGRPVLISTGDKDMAQLVTPGITLINTMTNTILGPEEVVAKYGVPPELIIDFLALMGDSSDNIPGVPGVGEKTAQALLQGLGGLDTLYAESDKIAGLTFRGAKTMAGKLADNKEVAYLSYKLATIKTDVELELGCEQLEVQQPAADELLSLFKQYEFKRWSADVEAGKWLQAKGAKPAAKPKETIAVDAEEQAEEEAVTLSFEHYETVLEESRLVAWIEKLKNAPVFAFDTETDSLDNISANMVGLSFATEPGIAAYVPVAHDYLDAPDQISRERVLELLKPILEDDKALKVGQNLKYDRGILQNYGIELRGIAFDTMLESYILDSVAGRHDMDSLSDRWLKHQTITFEAIAGKGKNQLTFNQIALEEAGRYAAEDADVTLQLHLKMWPKLQKQAGPMNVFQHVEMPLVPVLSRIERNGVKIDPTVLHNHSGELAQRLTELEQKAHELAGEPFNLSSPKQLQTILFEKQGIKPLKKTPGGAPSTSEEVLEELALDYPLPKVILQYRGLAKLKSTYTDKLPLMINPKTGRVHTSYHQAVAATGRLSSTDPNLQNIPVRNEEGRRIRQAFIAPEDYVIVSADYSQIELRIMAHLSRDKGLMTAFAEGQDIHRATAAEVFGLPLESVTNEQRRSAKAINFGLIYGMSAFGLSRQLNIPRKESQRYMDLYFERYPGVLQYMERTRAQAKEQGYVETLDGRRLYLPDIKSSNAARRAGAERAAINAPMQGTAADIIKRAMIAVDAWLEKEKPRVHMIMQVHDELVFEVHKDDLEAATHKIHELMENSMKLDVPLLVEVGSGENWDQAH; this is translated from the coding sequence ATGGTTCAGATCCCAGAAAACCCTCTTATTCTCGTCGACGGCTCTTCATACCTGTATCGGGCGTATCATGCGTTTCCTCCTCTGACCAACAGCGCCGGAGAGCCTACCGGCGCAATGTACGGCGTGCTGAACATGCTGCGCAGTTTAATCATGCAGTATCAACCCAGCCACGCGGCTGTGGTCTTTGATGCCAAGGGTAAAACCTTCCGTGATGAGCTGTTTGAGCACTACAAATCTCACCGTCCGCCAATGCCAGACGATCTGCGCGCGCAAATTGAACCGCTGCACAAGATGGTTAAAGCGATGGGTCTGCCTTTAATGGCGGTATCGGGTGTTGAAGCAGACGACGTGATTGGTACCCTGGCGCGTGAAGCCGAAAAAATGGGTCGTCCGGTTCTGATTAGTACGGGTGATAAAGATATGGCGCAGCTGGTTACGCCAGGGATCACCCTCATCAATACCATGACCAACACGATTCTGGGGCCAGAAGAGGTGGTCGCAAAATATGGTGTACCGCCAGAGTTGATTATCGATTTCCTCGCTCTGATGGGCGACTCCTCGGATAATATTCCCGGCGTACCGGGTGTGGGTGAGAAAACCGCCCAGGCATTGCTGCAGGGGTTAGGCGGGCTGGATACGCTCTACGCAGAATCGGACAAAATTGCCGGTCTCACCTTCCGTGGTGCGAAGACCATGGCGGGTAAGCTTGCCGATAACAAAGAGGTGGCCTATCTCTCTTATAAGCTGGCTACCATTAAAACCGACGTAGAACTAGAGCTGGGCTGCGAACAGCTTGAAGTACAACAGCCTGCAGCAGATGAACTGCTGAGTCTGTTTAAACAGTATGAATTCAAACGCTGGAGCGCAGACGTAGAAGCGGGTAAATGGCTGCAGGCGAAAGGGGCAAAACCCGCGGCGAAGCCGAAAGAGACAATTGCGGTAGATGCTGAAGAGCAGGCAGAAGAAGAAGCCGTGACGCTCTCGTTTGAACACTACGAAACGGTTCTCGAAGAGTCACGATTGGTCGCCTGGATCGAGAAATTAAAAAATGCGCCGGTTTTCGCATTTGATACCGAAACCGATAGTCTCGATAACATTTCAGCCAATATGGTAGGCCTGTCGTTTGCGACGGAGCCGGGCATTGCGGCCTATGTTCCTGTGGCACATGACTACCTGGATGCCCCGGATCAGATCTCTCGCGAACGAGTGCTTGAGCTGCTGAAACCTATTCTGGAAGATGACAAAGCGCTGAAGGTCGGACAAAACCTGAAGTATGACCGTGGCATACTGCAAAATTACGGTATTGAGCTTCGCGGTATCGCCTTCGATACCATGCTGGAATCCTACATTCTGGATAGTGTGGCGGGCCGTCATGATATGGATTCGCTATCTGACCGCTGGCTGAAGCATCAAACCATCACCTTCGAAGCGATCGCCGGTAAGGGTAAGAATCAGCTTACCTTTAACCAGATTGCGCTTGAAGAAGCGGGCCGTTATGCCGCAGAAGATGCGGATGTTACCCTGCAGCTGCATCTGAAAATGTGGCCAAAACTGCAAAAGCAGGCAGGCCCAATGAACGTATTCCAGCATGTAGAGATGCCGCTGGTGCCGGTGCTTTCCCGTATTGAACGCAACGGCGTTAAAATTGACCCAACGGTACTGCATAACCATTCTGGCGAGCTGGCGCAGCGCTTGACGGAGCTCGAGCAAAAAGCCCATGAGCTCGCCGGCGAGCCGTTTAATCTCTCTTCGCCTAAACAGTTGCAGACTATCCTGTTTGAGAAGCAGGGAATTAAACCGCTGAAGAAAACGCCGGGCGGCGCACCATCGACGTCAGAAGAGGTGCTTGAGGAGCTGGCGCTGGACTACCCGCTGCCGAAAGTGATTCTGCAATATCGCGGGCTGGCGAAGCTGAAGTCGACCTATACCGACAAGCTGCCGTTGATGATCAATCCCAAAACCGGACGAGTGCATACCTCGTACCACCAGGCGGTGGCGGCGACAGGTCGTTTATCCTCCACCGATCCTAACCTGCAAAATATCCCGGTACGTAACGAAGAGGGGCGACGTATTCGCCAGGCATTTATTGCTCCGGAAGATTACGTGATCGTCTCAGCGGACTACTCGCAAATTGAGCTGCGCATTATGGCGCATCTGTCGCGTGATAAAGGCTTGATGACGGCGTTTGCTGAAGGCCAGGACATTCACCGCGCAACGGCCGCCGAAGTCTTTGGTCTGCCGCTGGAGAGCGTGACGAACGAACAGCGTCGCAGCGCTAAAGCGATCAACTTCGGTCTGATCTATGGTATGAGCGCTTTCGGCCTGTCGCGTCAGCTGAACATTCCGCGTAAAGAGTCCCAGCGGTATATGGATCTGTACTTTGAACGTTATCCTGGTGTGCTGCAGTACATGGAACGCACCCGCGCCCAGGCGAAAGAGCAAGGCTATGTCGAAACGCTCGATGGCCGACGCCTGTACCTGCCGGATATCAAATCCAGCAATGCGGCGCGTCGTGCCGGCGCAGAGCGTGCGGCGATTAACGCCCCGATGCAGGGCACCGCAGCGGATATTATTAAGCGCGCGATGATCGCCGTCGATGCGTGGCTGGAAAAGGAAAAGCCGCGGGTGCATATGATCATGCAGGTACACGATGAACTGGTCTTTGAGGTACACAAAGACGATCTCGAGGCGGCAACGCATAAGATCCATGAATTGATGGAAAACAGCATGAAACTGGATGTTCCGCTGCTGGTGGAAGTAGGAAGTGGCGAAAACTGGGATCAAGCTCACTAA
- a CDS encoding YihD family protein: MKCKRLNEVIELLQPAWQKEPELNLMQFLQKLAQESGFEGELTDLSDDILIYHLKMRDSEKDAAIPGIKKDYEEDFKTALLRARGIIKE, translated from the coding sequence ATGAAATGTAAACGTCTCAACGAAGTCATTGAACTTCTCCAGCCAGCCTGGCAAAAAGAGCCAGAGCTGAACCTGATGCAATTTTTACAGAAACTGGCTCAGGAGTCAGGTTTTGAGGGCGAGCTGACCGACCTTTCTGACGACATTCTGATCTATCACTTAAAAATGCGTGATAGCGAAAAAGACGCGGCAATTCCGGGGATTAAGAAAGATTATGAAGAGGATTTCAAAACCGCTTTGTTGCGTGCGCGCGGCATAATTAAAGAGTAA
- a CDS encoding IS3 family transposase (programmed frameshift), whose protein sequence is MSGKRYPEEFKIEAVKQVVDRGHSVSSVATRLGITTHSLYAWIKAYGPDSSTNKVQSDAQAEIRRLQKELKRVTDERDIFKKSRGVLRKAVRLRYAFIRDNTYCWPVRLLCRVLDVHPSGFYAWLQQPDSRRHHADLRLTGLIKQFWLESGCVYGYRKIHLDLRDTGQQCGVNRVWRLMKRAGIRAQVGYRSPRARKGETSIVTPNRLQRQFNPEAPDERWVTDITYIRTHEGWLYLAVVVDLFSRKVIGWSMQPRMTKDIVLNALLMAVWRRNPQKQVLVHSDQGSQYTSYEWQSFLKSHGLEGSMSRRGNCHDNAVAESFFQLLKRERIKKKIYGTREEARGDIFDYIEMFYNSKRRHGSSDHMPPTEYEKQYYQRLGSV, encoded by the exons ATGAGCGGTAAGCGTTATCCCGAAGAGTTTAAAATTGAAGCGGTAAAACAGGTTGTTGATCGCGGCCATTCTGTTTCCAGCGTGGCAACACGTCTCGGTATCACCACCCACAGTCTTTATGCCTGGATAAAGGCATATGGCCCGGATTCCTCAACCAATAAAGTCCAGTCAGACGCTCAGGCTGAGATCCGACGCCTCCAGAAAGAGCTGAAGCGGGTTACCGACGAACGGGACATAT TTAAAAAAAGCCGCGGCGTACTTCGCAAAGCTGTCCGACTGAGGTACGCCTTTATCCGTGACAACACCTATTGCTGGCCTGTCCGACTGCTTTGTCGGGTGCTGGATGTGCATCCGAGTGGTTTTTACGCCTGGCTTCAGCAGCCGGATTCACGGCGGCATCATGCTGACCTGAGGCTGACGGGGCTGATAAAGCAGTTCTGGCTGGAGTCGGGTTGCGTTTATGGTTATCGCAAGATCCACCTCGACCTGCGGGATACCGGACAACAGTGCGGAGTTAACCGTGTCTGGCGACTGATGAAGCGTGCCGGGATAAGGGCTCAGGTCGGGTACCGTAGCCCACGGGCACGTAAGGGTGAAACCAGCATCGTGACGCCCAACAGGCTCCAGCGGCAGTTCAACCCGGAAGCACCGGATGAGCGTTGGGTAACGGACATCACCTACATCCGGACTCACGAAGGCTGGCTGTATCTGGCTGTGGTTGTTGACCTGTTCTCGCGCAAAGTTATTGGCTGGTCAATGCAGCCCCGGATGACAAAGGATATTGTCCTGAATGCACTTCTGATGGCCGTGTGGCGACGTAATCCTCAAAAGCAGGTGCTGGTTCATTCTGATCAAGGCAGTCAGTACACAAGCTATGAGTGGCAGTCGTTCCTGAAATCACACGGGCTGGAGGGCAGTATGAGCCGTCGCGGTAACTGTCATGACAACGCAGTCGCAGAAAGTTTTTTCCAGCTACTGAAACGTGAACGGATAAAGAAAAAGATCTACGGAACGCGAGAAGAAGCTCGCGGTGATATTTTTGATTACATCGAAATGTTTTATAACAGTAAGCGTCGGCATGGTTCGAGTGATCATATGCCACCAACTGAATACGAAAAACAATATTATCAGCGGCTCGGAAGTGTCTAG
- the mobB gene encoding molybdopterin-guanine dinucleotide biosynthesis protein MobB, which produces MTPILAIAAWSGTGKTTLLKALIPALCARGIRPGLIKHTHHNMDVDIPGKDSYELRKAGASQTLVASNNRWALMTETPSAEPLDLHYLVSRMDHSILDLVLVEGFKHEAVPKIILFRSNAGHSLSELTLDNHVIAVASDIQLDLKVPLVNLNDTDSLVSFIETWLAAQ; this is translated from the coding sequence ATGACACCGATTCTGGCCATCGCAGCCTGGAGCGGCACAGGTAAAACGACACTGTTAAAAGCACTGATCCCGGCGCTATGTGCCAGAGGGATCCGGCCAGGTCTGATTAAACACACGCATCATAATATGGATGTAGATATACCGGGTAAAGATAGCTATGAGCTACGCAAAGCCGGGGCATCGCAAACGCTGGTCGCCAGTAACAACCGTTGGGCGTTGATGACCGAGACGCCGAGCGCTGAGCCACTGGACTTGCATTACCTGGTGAGCAGAATGGATCATTCTATATTGGATCTGGTGCTGGTCGAGGGGTTTAAACATGAAGCCGTACCGAAGATTATTCTTTTCAGAAGTAATGCCGGGCACAGTCTTAGCGAGCTGACGCTGGATAATCATGTTATCGCTGTAGCCAGCGATATTCAGCTGGATCTGAAGGTTCCATTGGTGAATTTGAATGACACAGACAGTCTGGTGTCGTTTATTGAGACGTGGTTAGCAGCGCAATAA